Sequence from the Flavobacterium sp. J372 genome:
GCAGCCAGGTGCTTGTAAAAACCCATAATCGCCTGTACTTTTTTACGGGCCCTCTCAAGCCTTTGGGCTTCTTCAAATGATCTTTCCATCTTTGTATTTGTTTTGGTTGGTTTTATCTTTTGTAATCAATTGTTTTAGCTTTTCTTCTTCCCAGTTTTTCTTCATCAGCAGTTTTGGCCCGAACACCCATGCGGCATGGCCAAGCACTATCAAACCACAAACTCCGGTAAGTATAGTGAAGCATCTTGGCCAGAAAACCGGAGCTATGAAATCATCAAACAGATAATATGTAAATGTTGCCAGGTTAACACCAACGTAGCACATGGCATGTACATAAACACTCTTAATTGCTTCGGCATGTTTTTGTGCCTTCTTAAGCTTTTCATGCATTTCAGATGAATTTCCCATTGCTATTCATATTTAGTGACATTGGTTTTACGCTGCCTTTCCTGTTCAATATATTCCCGTATCTTCTTGTCTTCCCAATCTTTGCTAAGGAAAGGTATGTACCCGAAAGCCCCAAGGCCGTGACAGATAAGACCTATACCCCAGCCGCCTGCTGAAAACCAGAACCAATGAAAGTGTGACGAATAGGTAAGGTTTACATAGATGAGTATTGGAATCACTATGCAGTAACACATAAGATTGTAATAGAATGACCGTATTTCGCCCACACGTTTCTTGGCGCGTTCATACTGTGTCTGCCTGAAAAATTCATCTGCTGGTTCCATAACTTTCATTTTAAGCGGTTAACGCCATTTATCACTATTCTCTTTTTCAATTATCTCACGAATCTTTTTCTCTTCCCAGTCGGCACCGAAGAACGGCATCCAGCTAAA
This genomic interval carries:
- a CDS encoding 2TM domain-containing protein yields the protein MEPADEFFRQTQYERAKKRVGEIRSFYYNLMCYCIVIPILIYVNLTYSSHFHWFWFSAGGWGIGLICHGLGAFGYIPFLSKDWEDKKIREYIEQERQRKTNVTKYE
- a CDS encoding 2TM domain-containing protein, whose product is MGNSSEMHEKLKKAQKHAEAIKSVYVHAMCYVGVNLATFTYYLFDDFIAPVFWPRCFTILTGVCGLIVLGHAAWVFGPKLLMKKNWEEEKLKQLITKDKTNQNKYKDGKII